Proteins encoded by one window of Cannabis sativa cultivar Pink pepper isolate KNU-18-1 chromosome 4, ASM2916894v1, whole genome shotgun sequence:
- the LOC115713505 gene encoding glycerol-3-phosphate acyltransferase RAM2-like: MATVTRSLSAVFPTVEKCSSTGREKHTVVADMDGTLLRGRSSFPYFALIAFEVGGVLRLLFLLLAAPLAGFLYYFVSESAGIQVLIFVTFAGMKVSDIESVGRAVLPKFYSSDVHPESWRVFSSCGRRCVLTANPRIMVEAFLKEFLGADMVLGTEIESYKGRATGFVRRPGVLVGKNKADALKKAFGGETNRPDLALGDRLTDVPYMSLCKEGYMVAAKPDVKALTSDKLPKPVIFHDGRLACKPTPLVALLIVLWIPIGFILACLRMAAGSLLPMRLVYYAFWVLGVRVIVKGNPPPPVDKSSDTKESGVLFICSHRTLLDPVFLSTALGRPIPAVVYSVSRLSEILSPIRTIRLTRDRIMDASMIKKLLQEGDLTLCPEGTTCREPFLLRFSALFAELTDHLVPVAMVNRMSMFHGTTARGWKGMDPFYFFMNPSPVYEVTFLNKLPEELTCGSGKSSHEVANYIQRVIASTLSYECTSFTRKDKYRALAGNDGNVTIVANKPFFQPNKVMGC, translated from the exons ATGGCTACCGTGACCAGGTCACTGAGCGCTGTGTTCCCAACAGTTGAGAAATGTTCATCAACCGGACGAGAAAAACATACTGTGGTAGCTGACATGGACGGGACATTACTAAGAGGGCGAAGCTCTTTCCCTTACTTTGCTCTAATCGCTTTCGAAGTGGGCGGAGTTTTGAGGCTTCTCTTCTTGCTTTTGGCTGCGCCATTAGCTGGATTTCTCTACTACTTTGTGTCGGAATCGGCTGGAATCCAAGTCCTCATATTTGTCACCTTCGCTGGAATGAAAGTTTCCGATATCGAGTCGGTTGGGAGAGCTGTACTGCCTAAGTTTTACTCGTCGGATGTTCACCCGGAATCGTGGAGAGTTTTCTCTTCGTGTGGGAGACGGTGCGTTTTGACTGCAAATCCGAGGATTATGGTGGAAGCATTTTTGAAGGAGTTTCTTGGAGCAGACATGGTTTTGGGGACTGAGATTGAGAGTTACAAGGGAAGGGCAACTGGGTTTGTTCGGCGGCCGGGGGTACTTGTTGGGAAGAACAAGGCTGATGCTCTTAAAAAAGCTTTTGGTGGCGAGACTAATAGACCCGACCTTGCCCTTGGTGATCGACTCACTGATGTTCCTTACATGTCACTATGCAag GAGGGTTACATGGTCGCAGCCAAGCCAGATGTGAAAGCCCTGACAAGCGATAAGCTCCCCAAACCAGTAATCTTCCATGACGGCCGACTTGCCTGCAAGCCAACGCCACTTGTGGCTCTCTTGATAGTCCTATGGATCCCTATTGGCTTCATCCTAGCCTGCTTGCGAATGGCCGCTGGTTCCCTCCTCCCCATGCGCCTTGTCTACTACGCTTTCTGGGTTCTCGGAGTTCGTGTCATTGTCAAGGGCAATCCTCCTCCACCTGTCGACAAATCCTCCGATACCAAAGAATCTGGCGTCCTCTTCATATGCTCACACAGGACACTCTTGGATCCAGTATTCCTATCCACAGCATTGGGTAGGCCAATCCCCGCCGTGGTATACTCCGTCTCGCGACTATCGGAAATTCTGTCACCCATCAGAACCATTCGTCTAACACGAGACCGAATTATGGACGCTTCAATGATCAAGAAACTACTTCAAGAAGGTGACTTGACCCTTTGCCCAGAAGGAACCACATGTCGTGAGCCGTTCCTTCTCAGATTCTCGGCGCTGTTTGCCGAGTTGACTGACCATCTAGTTCCAGTGGCAATGGTGAATCGGATGAGCATGTTTCATGGGACCACGGCTCGGGGATGGAAAGGGATGGACCCATTTTACTTCTTCATGAATCCGAGCCCCGTTTATGAGGTGACCTTCTTGAATAAGTTGCCCGAGGAGTTGACTTGTGGGTCAGGAAAGTCTAGTCATGAGGTGGCCAATTACATACAAAGAGTCATTGCATCTACCCTTTCTTATGAGTGCACTAGTTTTACTCGCAAGGACAAGTATCGAGCTCTTGCAGGAAATGATGGAAATGTGACTATTGTGGCTAACAAACCTTTTTTCCAACCCAACAAAGTTATGGGTTGCTGA
- the LOC133036882 gene encoding MFP1 attachment factor 1-like, producing the protein MADEETSAITPPSSNTVSDQDSTMEAPANESLESTTTMKPSSQATFSIWPPSQRTRDAVVNRLIETLSTPSVLSNRYGTTPPEESSYTAASSASASEDDGIQILQVYSKEVSKRMLDVVKARAAASSSSADGASQPETGGSVDSNVENNEASS; encoded by the coding sequence ATGGCAGACGAAGAGACCTCCGCCATAACCCCTCCGTCTTCAAACACAGTCTCAGATCAAGACTCAACAATGGAGGCTCCGGCGAATGAGTCCCTAGAATCGACCACCACAATGAAGCCGAGCAGCCAAGCCACATTCAGTATATGGCCACCGAGCCAGCGCACTCGAGACGCCGTGGTGAACCGTCTCATTGAGACCCTTTCCACCCCTTCCGTTCTCTCTAATCGCTACGGTACCACTCCTCCCGAAGAATCCTCCTACACCGCCGCTAGCTCCGCTTCTGCCTCCGAGGATGATGGCATTCAGATTCTCCAGGTTTACTCCAAGGAGGTCAGTAAGCGAATGCTTGATGTCGTCAAAGCTAGGGCTGCCGCCTCCTCCTCCTCTGCTGATGGTGCTTCACAGCCCGAAACTGGGGGTTCCGTTGATTCGAATGTTGAGAATAACGAGGCATCTTCTTGA